Proteins from a genomic interval of Verrucomicrobiota bacterium:
- a CDS encoding efflux RND transporter periplasmic adaptor subunit has protein sequence MANRSLKAAAGRLQFQVASSESMRHIISAFPGRCRSSEARARFRMQRVSLAMATLITCLAGCAKPPAGPPAMPPPAVTVAKPVSKTIVDHADFTGQMAAVDNVDIRPRVSGYIDRIVFKEGDLVKAGDLLLVIDPRPYQAALDQATANLRQAEAQQKLGEANFARAQDLRAKNVIATQDYDTAVAQKNQADAQVLAAQAAVNAAQLNLGFTQIKAPVAGRISRQLVTVGNLVQADQTTLTNIVSVDPIYAYAEVDENTVVRYEQLIAKGSVPDARQSKVPISIALGDQKDFNYQGVIDFIDNKIDPATGTLQIRGKFSNADGILLPGMFVRVRVPTSQPYDALLIADQAVISDQGLKFVFVVTPDKKANQVRVTLGPLVDGLRVVREGLKPDDGVVVDGIVKVRPGAPLTPEQGDMKNYLSAEETGVVASSAPAAAGPGANPPRSGGSHR, from the coding sequence ATGGCTAACCGAAGCTTGAAAGCGGCGGCGGGGCGGCTTCAATTCCAGGTCGCGAGCTCCGAATCCATGCGACACATCATTTCCGCTTTTCCCGGCCGGTGCCGATCAAGTGAGGCACGTGCGCGTTTCAGGATGCAACGGGTGTCCCTGGCGATGGCTACCCTGATCACGTGCCTGGCCGGATGCGCCAAGCCTCCGGCCGGCCCGCCGGCGATGCCTCCTCCGGCCGTCACCGTTGCGAAGCCGGTCTCAAAAACGATCGTCGATCATGCTGACTTTACCGGGCAGATGGCGGCGGTTGACAACGTTGACATCCGGCCCCGGGTAAGCGGCTACATCGACCGGATCGTCTTCAAGGAGGGTGACCTCGTCAAGGCAGGCGACCTGCTGCTGGTCATTGATCCCCGGCCTTACCAGGCGGCGTTGGACCAGGCAACCGCCAACCTCCGGCAGGCCGAGGCCCAACAGAAGCTTGGTGAGGCCAACTTCGCCCGCGCCCAGGATCTGCGCGCCAAAAACGTCATTGCCACCCAGGATTACGACACGGCGGTCGCGCAGAAAAACCAGGCCGACGCGCAGGTTCTGGCGGCGCAGGCTGCGGTGAATGCCGCGCAGCTGAACCTCGGTTTCACTCAGATCAAGGCGCCGGTGGCCGGCCGGATCAGCCGCCAGCTCGTCACCGTCGGCAACCTGGTTCAAGCCGACCAGACGACGCTGACCAACATCGTCAGCGTGGACCCGATTTACGCCTACGCCGAGGTCGACGAAAACACCGTGGTGCGCTACGAACAACTGATCGCGAAGGGCTCAGTTCCGGACGCCCGCCAATCCAAGGTGCCTATTTCGATTGCGCTGGGCGACCAGAAGGATTTTAACTATCAGGGTGTGATCGATTTCATCGATAACAAGATCGATCCCGCAACCGGCACGCTGCAGATCCGCGGCAAGTTCTCTAATGCGGACGGCATCCTGCTTCCGGGCATGTTCGTGCGGGTCCGGGTCCCGACCAGCCAGCCGTACGACGCCCTCCTGATCGCCGACCAGGCAGTAATTTCCGACCAGGGCCTGAAATTTGTTTTTGTGGTCACTCCGGACAAAAAGGCGAACCAGGTCCGGGTCACGCTGGGTCCGCTGGTAGACGGTCTGCGGGTGGTGCGCGAAGGGCTCAAACCGGACGATGGGGTTGTGGTCGACGGGATCGTCAAGGTCCGGCCCGGTGCGCCCCTGACCCCTGAACAGGGAGACATGAAGAACTACCTTTCGGCGGAAGAGACGGGGGTGGTGGCTTCGAGCGCTCCTGCCGCTGCCGGTCCCGGTGCGAACCCGCCCCGGAGCGGCGGGTCGCACCGGTAG